CCTGGGTGAAACGGTGCAGCCCGATTCGCCGGAGTTTGACCTGTTCGTAAAAGAGGTGGCCCGCGAGATGACGGTCAAGGCGGGTCAGAAATGTACGGCGATCCGGCGCGCGATTGTGCCGGCCAGCCGGATCGACGCGGTGCAGCAGGCGCTGGCCAAGCGGTTGGACAAGGCCGTGCTCGGCAACCCGGCAGCTGAAGGTGTGCGAATGGGCCCGCTGGTCGGTACCGATCAGCGGCAGGACGTATGGGAGGCGGTCCGCGCACTGACCGGGTCGGGGTGTGAAGTGCTCCACGGCGGTGAGCAGGCGTTTGCCGTAAAGGACGCCGATCCCGAGGCCGGCGCCTTTTTCCCGGCAACGCTGCTGGCTTGCGCTAAGCCGCTGGAGACTGAAGAGGGCCCTCATGCGGTCGAGCCGTTTGGGCCGGTCAGCACGCTGATGCCCTACGGTTCCGTGGCAGAAGCGGTGGAGATTGCGCGCCGAGGACGCGGGTCGCTGGTGGGTTCGGTATTCGCCTTCGACGATCGGGAGGCTCGGGACCTGGTGCTGGGAACCGCAGCCCATCATGGCCGGATTCTGATCCTCAATCGCGACTGTGCCGCTGCCTCTACCGGCCATGGTTCGCCGATGCCCACCCTGATCCACGGGGGGCCGGGACGTGCCGGCGGTGGCGAAGAGCTCGGCGGTGCTCGGGCGATCAAACACTATCTGCGCCGGACAGCGCTGCAGGGCTCGCCGACCACCCTGATGCGGATCACCAACGAATACGTGCCCGGCGCTGAGGTCAAAACTGATCCGGTGCACCCGTTCCGCAAGATCTTCGACGACCTGGAAATCGGCGAGTCGCTGACCACGCACCGGCGGACCGTGACCGAGGCGGACATCGTCAACTTCGGTTGCCTGTCCGGAGACCACTTCTATGCGCATTTCGACGACGCTGCGGCAAAAGCCTCGCCGATCTTCGGCAAGCGCGTGGCCCACGGATATTTTGTCATTTCCGCGGCCGCCGGCATGTTCGTCGATCCGGCCCCCGGTCCGGTGCTGGCTAACTACGGGCTGGATAACCTGCGCTTCATCGAGCCCGTGGGTATCGGCGACACCATTCAGGTGAAGATCACGGTGAAGCAGAAGATCAAGAAGGAGCAGCGGGAGCCGGAAGACACGCCGCAGGGTGTCGTTCGGTGGGCGGTTGAGGTCACCAATCAGAACGATGACCCGGTGGCGCTCTACGATATTCTGACGCTCGTGGAGCGTCACCCCTAGTGCTAGCTACCAGGAGGGATCACCGCAGATGCCCGCCACCTTGGCGGGCAGATCGATCTCCAGATAGAGGCTGTTGCGCAGCAGCGGCAGCACCCTGCCTGGCGCCGCCGCCAGGCGCTGTTTCCAGGCCGGCGAGCGGCCGTTGACGAAATGCACGTAACGGGCCTTGCCGACGACAAAATCGCCCGACAGCAGGCGAAAATACTCGACGAGCTCCGGCTGTGAGTACTCCTTCCAGTGAGGCCCGCTGGTAGGGACCCCGATGATCTCCTGGACGTTTGCGCCGGCACCGCGCAGCCTCAGCTGGCGCCATGCGCCTCGCACCAGCGATCCCGCCGCGTAATAGTTGGGTGTGGTCAGGATGATCCTGCCGCCGGGTTTAAGCACCCGATAGATCGCGCGCCAGAGGTTGACGGGGTTGAAGGTCAGATGTTCTAGCACCTCGCAAAACAACACGACGTCGATCGAGTCGTCAACAAGCGAGTTCAAGCCGATGGGCTCAGCGAGTTCAGCGTTTTCCAGCAGCGCAATGTTGTGCCGCTGCGCGGTGGCCTGCACGCCGGGATCGGACACTGTGCCCTGACGATCGACGGCGGTGACCTGGTGGCCATCAGCCGCGTAAAGCACCGCCTGATGGAGCCAGTGCGCTCCAATATCCAGCACTGCCGCGGTTGGCCAGCGCCAGTTCTGTTGCGCGAGCTGGTGGGTGACCAGAAAGCGCGGGCCGTGTTCCTGCAGGTAGTTGGCGTCGGTATGCCCTTCAAGGAGCGCTGCTGGGTAAGACGCCCCTGGATACTCTTGCTTCCCCATCCCTGTTCGCGTCGTCACGGTCGTAACGCCAACTGTAATCGCGCGGCGGCTGGGACACTAGTGCACTGAGTCAGCGCTAACTGAGTCAGCGCTGTCGGTTGATTAGGAAGATCGCTCCCGACGACAGGGGAGCGTTGGCCATCAATCGCTGCTCGGGCGATCCTCTCCCACCGAGCGCGCGGGTTGAGTCAGGTCGCCCCGCAGCGTCCATCCAACAAAGGCGCCCAGCAGGGCGGCGGCGAGCAGTGAAGCGGAAATCTGTCCGGCAAGATACAACATCGTTAAGTCCTTATCAGCGTGGCTGCGGTCCCTGCAGCGTTTTCGTCTTCAGTCAAAAGCTCAACCTGAGCGTCCACCTCATCGATGGCGGGCATGCCGTCGAGCAAGGTGAGAATCTCAAATACCGTCGGCGTAATGGCGCCGGGCGCGGGCGATCGAATTTTGCCCCGCAGCGTGATGTCGCGGCCATCCACCGTGACCACCATGTGTTTCACCGGGCCGATGACAGCGTCTGCCTGACGCATCACCTCGGCCTCGATCTCCGGCACGGTCTGAACAACGGTAGCCATGTTGAGCGCCACAAACGCCGCCGCGGCGGCGACATAGCGGGTGACTGAATACATTCTGTTACCAAGCAAGTTTGTCATGACACAATTCTTCCAGCCCTGTGGGTTAGGCGCCATAGCCTGCGACATTCGTTGACCTGGCAGCCACATTTGTTTGCTTGTGTAACAACCGGTCCGCTGCGGTCAGGGATTCGCCCTTTGTCAGCTTGGACCATTCGTGGAAATCGTCGTGATCCGAGCGGCCGATCGGTTAAGCTAGGCCAGCGCTGACGCCGTCAGCGAAAAGGATGAGTTGATGATTGTTCAGCAGATCTGGACTGGGAACGCCTACCGAAACTTCAACTATCTCGTTGTCTGCCCGGACAGCGGCGAGGCGCTGGCGATCGACCCGCTGGATTACCGCAAGTGCCTCGCAGCGGCAACGGCAAACGGTTGGAAGATCACTCAGATCCTCAATACCCACGAGCATGGCGACCATATTGGTGGCAACGGTCCTGTCCAGGCTGCTACCGGTGCGAAAATTCTGGCGCACGTGAACGCCAAGGACCGGATTCCTGATATGGATCGCGGGCTTCTGGCAGGCGATACGGTGCAGGTCGGGAAGGTGACGCTGCGCGCGCTGGACACGCCGGGTCATACAATGAGCCACATTTGTTTGCTGTCCGACAGCGACCAGCCGGCGCTGTTTTGTGGCGATACCCTGTTTAACGCGGGCGCCGGCAACTGCCACAACGGTGGCCATCCTGAGGAGCTCTACCAGACCTTTGTTCAGCAGCTGGATCGGCTCCCGGACAACACCCGGATCTACCCAGGTCACGACTACATCAACAACAACCTGCAGTTCACCCTCGACCGGGAACCGGACAACAGTCGCGCCGCTAAGCTCTTAGGGCAAACCCAGGATCAGGATCCGAATCAGCCGCTGATCACCACGCTGGCGCTCGAACGAGAGGTCAACACGTTTTTTCGGCTGCGCAGCCCCAGCGTAATTGCCGGGCTGCGCGAAAAGTTCTCTGATCTGCCAGAGAACCCAGATCCAAAAAGTGTGTTCCTCAAGCTCCGGGAGCTTCGCAACAGCTGGTAGCTCGGCTCTCGTGGGCGATTAGAAACGCCCAGGGATACCCCTGAAGTTACCTGGGGCT
The Pseudomonadota bacterium DNA segment above includes these coding regions:
- the paaZ gene encoding phenylacetic acid degradation bifunctional protein PaaZ encodes the protein MKLASYVTGGWHRSDDDGVTVRNAVTGEPVAEVSSSGIDFAEVARYGRDVGGANLRAMTFHDRALALKALAKFLMERKEKFYEVSAWTGATRADGWIDIEGGIGTLFAYSSIVRREFPNDTVMVEGGVEPLSRDGSFVGRHMLSPREGVAVHINAFNFPCWGMLEKIAPSLAAGMPVIVKPATVTSYLTETMVQEIVASGLLPEGAIQLICGSTGDLLGQLQEQDVVTFTGSASTGAKLRTHPNLVARSIPFNMEADSLNCCILGETVQPDSPEFDLFVKEVAREMTVKAGQKCTAIRRAIVPASRIDAVQQALAKRLDKAVLGNPAAEGVRMGPLVGTDQRQDVWEAVRALTGSGCEVLHGGEQAFAVKDADPEAGAFFPATLLACAKPLETEEGPHAVEPFGPVSTLMPYGSVAEAVEIARRGRGSLVGSVFAFDDREARDLVLGTAAHHGRILILNRDCAAASTGHGSPMPTLIHGGPGRAGGGEELGGARAIKHYLRRTALQGSPTTLMRITNEYVPGAEVKTDPVHPFRKIFDDLEIGESLTTHRRTVTEADIVNFGCLSGDHFYAHFDDAAAKASPIFGKRVAHGYFVISAAAGMFVDPAPGPVLANYGLDNLRFIEPVGIGDTIQVKITVKQKIKKEQREPEDTPQGVVRWAVEVTNQNDDPVALYDILTLVERHP
- a CDS encoding class I SAM-dependent methyltransferase, producing MTTRTGMGKQEYPGASYPAALLEGHTDANYLQEHGPRFLVTHQLAQQNWRWPTAAVLDIGAHWLHQAVLYAADGHQVTAVDRQGTVSDPGVQATAQRHNIALLENAELAEPIGLNSLVDDSIDVVLFCEVLEHLTFNPVNLWRAIYRVLKPGGRIILTTPNYYAAGSLVRGAWRQLRLRGAGANVQEIIGVPTSGPHWKEYSQPELVEYFRLLSGDFVVGKARYVHFVNGRSPAWKQRLAAAPGRVLPLLRNSLYLEIDLPAKVAGICGDPSW
- a CDS encoding hydroxyacylglutathione hydrolase → MIVQQIWTGNAYRNFNYLVVCPDSGEALAIDPLDYRKCLAAATANGWKITQILNTHEHGDHIGGNGPVQAATGAKILAHVNAKDRIPDMDRGLLAGDTVQVGKVTLRALDTPGHTMSHICLLSDSDQPALFCGDTLFNAGAGNCHNGGHPEELYQTFVQQLDRLPDNTRIYPGHDYINNNLQFTLDREPDNSRAAKLLGQTQDQDPNQPLITTLALEREVNTFFRLRSPSVIAGLREKFSDLPENPDPKSVFLKLRELRNSW